A single window of Polaribacter sp. SA4-10 DNA harbors:
- a CDS encoding SGNH/GDSL hydrolase family protein, producing the protein MKNYKYLGLFLLTLGFTSCNVNNELDAIQEEIVDQVQLDANGLDFSKYISIGASFTAGYTDGAMFKAAQENSFPNILAGKFGTEFNQPLMADNIGGLVYGGTAVQPPRFYFDGAGPARLPATPTTELTAVLSGPFNNFGAPGAKSFHLGVAGYGQLNPYFGRMASSPGASVMGDALAQSPTFFTLSEIGGNDVLGYALSGGSGIDQTGNFDPSSYGGSDITDPNVFAQVFSGMVTALTANGAKGVVANVPYITDLANFTTVPYNAIPLDAATAGQLNGAFAAYNGGLQQILDLKNANLLPAQVLPLLVNYDQAEVDRRQVNFVAGQNAVLMLDENLSNLTPINPGLTNMRQATADDLLLLASSTVLGTTVGGNPQLINGVSVPLADEWVLTPEEQTAIKTATDSYNTTIGAVAASNSNIALVDFKGVLSEASTGIMFDNYTMTTSLVTGGLVSLDGVHLTARGYALMANKILAAMDIEFGSNFTTATNGLAKAGDYPTNYSPLLR; encoded by the coding sequence ATGAAGAATTATAAATATTTAGGATTGTTTCTTTTAACTCTAGGCTTCACATCTTGTAATGTAAACAATGAGTTAGATGCAATTCAAGAAGAAATAGTTGATCAAGTACAGTTGGATGCAAATGGATTAGATTTTTCTAAATACATTTCTATTGGTGCATCTTTTACTGCAGGTTATACAGACGGAGCGATGTTTAAAGCAGCTCAAGAAAATTCTTTTCCAAATATTTTGGCTGGGAAATTTGGAACTGAATTTAATCAACCATTAATGGCAGATAATATTGGAGGATTGGTTTATGGAGGAACAGCAGTTCAGCCACCAAGATTTTATTTTGATGGTGCTGGACCAGCAAGATTACCCGCAACGCCAACTACAGAGTTAACAGCGGTTCTTTCAGGGCCTTTTAATAATTTTGGCGCTCCAGGAGCAAAAAGTTTTCATTTAGGAGTTGCTGGATATGGACAATTAAATCCTTATTTCGGTAGAATGGCATCTAGTCCCGGAGCATCTGTTATGGGAGACGCATTAGCTCAAAGCCCAACGTTTTTCACCTTATCAGAGATTGGTGGAAATGATGTTTTAGGGTATGCGCTTTCTGGAGGTTCAGGTATAGATCAAACTGGTAATTTTGATCCATCTAGTTATGGAGGTTCAGATATTACAGATCCTAATGTATTTGCACAAGTATTTAGTGGTATGGTTACTGCTTTAACTGCAAATGGAGCAAAAGGAGTAGTAGCTAATGTACCTTATATTACAGATTTGGCTAATTTTACAACTGTACCTTATAATGCAATTCCATTAGATGCAGCAACTGCTGGTCAATTAAATGGTGCTTTTGCAGCTTATAATGGAGGGTTACAACAAATATTAGATCTTAAAAACGCAAACCTTTTACCGGCTCAGGTTCTTCCTTTGTTGGTTAACTATGATCAAGCTGAAGTAGATCGTAGACAAGTTAATTTTGTTGCTGGACAAAACGCAGTTTTAATGTTAGATGAAAATTTATCAAATTTAACTCCTATTAACCCAGGTTTAACAAATATGAGACAAGCAACTGCAGATGATTTATTGCTTTTAGCAAGTTCTACAGTATTAGGTACTACAGTTGGTGGAAACCCTCAATTAATTAATGGAGTCTCTGTTCCCTTAGCAGACGAATGGGTTTTAACACCTGAAGAACAAACAGCTATTAAAACAGCTACAGATTCATACAATACTACTATCGGAGCAGTTGCCGCTTCTAATTCAAATATTGCATTAGTAGATTTTAAAGGGGTTTTATCAGAAGCATCTACAGGTATTATGTTTGATAATTATACAATGACTACAAGTTTAGTTACTGGAGGTTTAGTAAGTTTAGATGGTGTTCATTTAACTGCAAGAGGATATGCTTTAATGGCAAACAAAATTTTAGCAGCTATGGATATTGAATTTGGTTCTAATTTTACCACTGCAACAAATGGTTTAGCAAAAGCAGGAGATTATCCAACAAATTACTCTCCTTTATTGAGATAA
- a CDS encoding DUF4286 family protein: MYIYNVTINIDETVHEEWLTWMEIHILEVLNTGRFTSAKLTEVLVEEEMGGKTYSVQYTTNSREDLDDYYKFDADKLKGEAFKKFADKMMTFRTELKVINEFFPTVTSN; encoded by the coding sequence ATGTATATATACAATGTAACTATAAATATAGACGAAACTGTTCATGAAGAATGGTTAACTTGGATGGAAATTCATATTTTAGAAGTATTAAATACAGGTAGATTTACATCTGCAAAACTAACAGAGGTTTTGGTTGAAGAAGAAATGGGTGGAAAAACCTATTCTGTTCAATACACCACTAATTCTAGAGAAGATTTAGATGATTATTATAAATTTGATGCAGATAAATTAAAAGGGGAAGCTTTTAAGAAATTTGCTGATAAAATGATGACTTTTAGAACAGAATTAAAAGTTATTAATGAATTTTTTCCAACGGTTACAAGTAATTAA
- a CDS encoding bifunctional riboflavin kinase/FAD synthetase — MITIQNISKFSSLEKTFVTIGTFDGVHFGHQTIIKKLVSDAKKAGKKSVLLTFFPHPRMVLQKEATIELINTIDERAALLEKTGLDYLIIHPFSKEFSRITALEFVRDILVSQLNISKLIIGYDHHFGKNREGNIEQLTAYSHLYDFTVEEIPAQDIDDVSVSSTKVRKALATGNLKTANNYLGYLFMLNGNVVNGKKLGGKIGFPTANIDVKETYKLIPKTGVYVVKSTIDNQEVFGMMNIGSRPTVNGKHQTIEVHFFDFNKDVYNQNLTIELFYFLRDEQKFASIEELIIQIKKDKEISLDYIKNNL; from the coding sequence TTGATTACAATTCAGAATATTTCTAAATTTTCTTCCTTAGAGAAAACCTTTGTTACTATTGGTACTTTTGATGGGGTTCATTTTGGCCATCAAACAATAATAAAAAAACTAGTTTCTGATGCTAAAAAAGCAGGTAAAAAATCGGTTTTATTAACTTTTTTTCCACACCCAAGAATGGTATTGCAAAAAGAGGCTACTATAGAGTTAATTAATACAATTGATGAACGTGCAGCGCTTTTAGAAAAAACAGGATTAGATTATTTAATTATTCATCCTTTTAGTAAAGAATTTTCTAGAATTACGGCGCTAGAATTTGTGCGAGACATTTTAGTAAGTCAACTAAATATTTCTAAATTAATTATTGGTTACGATCATCATTTTGGAAAAAATAGAGAAGGAAATATTGAGCAATTAACAGCATATAGCCATTTATATGATTTTACTGTTGAAGAAATTCCAGCTCAAGATATAGATGATGTTTCTGTAAGTTCTACAAAAGTTAGAAAAGCATTAGCTACTGGAAACTTAAAAACTGCCAACAACTATTTAGGCTATCTTTTTATGTTAAACGGTAACGTTGTTAATGGTAAAAAGTTAGGTGGTAAAATTGGTTTTCCTACAGCAAATATTGATGTAAAAGAAACCTACAAATTAATACCTAAAACAGGTGTTTATGTTGTAAAATCAACTATTGACAATCAAGAGGTTTTTGGAATGATGAACATTGGAAGTAGACCAACTGTAAATGGAAAACACCAAACTATTGAGGTTCATTTTTTTGATTTCAACAAAGATGTATACAATCAGAATTTAACTATAGAATTATTTTACTTCTTACGTGATGAACAAAAGTTTGCTTCTATTGAAGAACTTATCATTCAAATAAAAAAAGACAAAGAAATCTCATTAGATTATATTAAAAATAATCTATAA
- the serS gene encoding serine--tRNA ligase, whose product MLQLQFIRENKQTVLDGLAKRNFANAETIIESVLIADENRRATQVSLDTILAESNSLSKEIGQLYKSGEVQKANILKEKTSQLKETSKEVSEKLTSYADELQNLLYQIPNVPHASVKPGKSEEDNEKIFSEGIIPDLGENSLPHWELAKKYDIIDFELGTKITGAGFPVYKGKGARLQRALINYFLDKNIEAGYKEYQVPHLINEASGIGTGQLPDKEGQMYHSTVDDLYLIPTGEVPITNMFRGNLLQESDFPIKCTGYTPCFRREAGSYGAHVRGLNRLHQFDKVEIVRIEHPDNSYHALSGMVEHIKDILRDLKLPYRILRLCGGDTGFTAALTFDFEVFSTAQDRWLEISSASNFETFQANRLKLRFKNKEGKSELAHTLNGSSLALPRVLAGILENYQTVDGIKIPDVLVPYCGFDIIN is encoded by the coding sequence ATGTTACAATTACAATTTATTAGAGAAAACAAACAAACTGTTTTAGACGGGTTGGCAAAAAGGAATTTTGCAAATGCTGAAACAATTATTGAAAGTGTTTTAATTGCAGACGAAAATAGAAGGGCAACTCAGGTTTCTCTTGATACTATTTTGGCTGAATCTAATAGCTTATCCAAAGAAATTGGACAATTGTATAAATCTGGTGAAGTACAAAAAGCGAACATTTTAAAAGAAAAAACAAGTCAGTTAAAAGAGACCTCTAAAGAAGTATCAGAGAAGTTAACTTCTTATGCAGATGAATTACAAAACTTGTTGTATCAAATACCAAATGTGCCTCATGCTTCTGTAAAACCAGGGAAATCTGAAGAAGATAATGAGAAAATTTTTAGCGAAGGGATAATTCCTGATTTAGGAGAAAATTCTCTTCCTCATTGGGAGTTGGCGAAGAAATATGATATCATAGATTTTGAATTAGGTACAAAAATTACGGGTGCTGGTTTTCCTGTTTATAAAGGAAAAGGAGCAAGGTTACAACGTGCATTAATCAATTACTTTTTAGATAAAAATATTGAAGCTGGTTATAAAGAATATCAAGTTCCGCATTTAATTAATGAAGCTTCAGGTATTGGAACGGGTCAATTGCCAGATAAAGAAGGGCAAATGTATCACTCTACAGTAGATGATTTATATTTAATTCCTACTGGTGAAGTGCCAATTACAAATATGTTTCGCGGAAATTTATTACAAGAAAGCGATTTTCCAATAAAATGTACAGGTTACACCCCTTGTTTTAGAAGAGAAGCAGGAAGTTATGGTGCACATGTTCGTGGATTAAACAGATTGCATCAATTTGATAAAGTAGAAATTGTACGAATTGAACATCCAGATAATTCTTACCACGCTTTAAGCGGAATGGTAGAACATATTAAAGATATATTAAGAGACCTTAAATTACCTTACAGAATTTTACGTTTGTGTGGTGGAGATACTGGTTTTACGGCTGCATTAACTTTTGATTTTGAAGTTTTTTCTACAGCGCAAGACAGATGGTTAGAAATTAGTTCTGCATCAAACTTTGAAACTTTTCAGGCAAATAGACTAAAGTTACGTTTCAAAAACAAAGAAGGAAAAAGCGAATTAGCGCACACATTAAACGGAAGCTCTTTAGCTTTGCCTCGTGTTTTAGCAGGAATTCTAGAAAACTACCAAACAGTAGATGGAATTAAAATTCCAGATGTGTTAGTTCCTTATTGTGGATTCGATATTATAAACTAA
- a CDS encoding TonB-dependent receptor produces MIKKILLLAFIAFGSIAMVAQTTVTGIVTDAATGETLPGASVKVSRKAVGTNTDFDGVFVMNTTDKPPFTIEISMLGFKTAKVEITKNNQKVEVNLTENETSLDEIVVSASRTPERIMESPVTIERLDSRAIKNTSAPSFYDGLENLKGVDVNTNSLTFKSVNTRGFATFSNTRFMQLVDGMDNSSPALNFALGNLLGMSELDVKTVELLPGASSALYGANAFNGIMFMTSKSPFDDQGISVSLKGGITSQEAGGDNEFTDLNIRMAHAFSNKFAAKATLSVLEGTDWFATDYRNTSGGKMIAGTRESDRNYNGVNVYGDVVSTNINGVAKSLEALGLIPNGASALVPSENISRTGYNERDLMDYGVKSVKFGGSLNYRPFGDDRLEVIWNSKVGTGNTQYLGGQKYAIKNFLMQQHKLEVKGKNFFVRGYMTAEDAGDSYNTLFAAININRAWKDDSTWFGQYTGAYLGGTLAGLTSDQAHAVARQTAESGRYEPGSAEYKEAFDRITSDPDLLTGAKFRDQTKLYHGDANYNFQDLIDFAEIQVGASYRRYSLNSFGNIFTDADGPIDYDEYGIYTQAQKKFLEEDRLKVTASLRYDKAQNFDGNFSPRVSMAYAAGENKNQNFRASFQTGFRNPTTQDQYIGLDVGNAILVGGVEDNIDRYSTTFQDGTGTSYTLTGRDAYENSYTVASGGTVKANVAFVKPEKVTAYEVGYRGLVNTGVSNRITVDLSVYYNQYEDFIANTNVIVPYNATGGYKIFQLYTNSPADISSYGATIGLNTKVLKGFNLGLNYTFAQFEFDQAANPDFEAGFNTPEHKVKLQFGKTDLFKNFGFNINARWQDEYRWESTFVDGTIESRTVIDAQINYSVPSIKSVFKLGGANLTGQEYLSAPGVGAIGSQYYLSWSINN; encoded by the coding sequence ATGATAAAAAAGATTTTACTTCTTGCATTTATAGCTTTTGGTAGTATTGCAATGGTTGCTCAAACCACTGTTACTGGTATAGTTACAGATGCGGCTACTGGGGAAACACTTCCTGGTGCCAGTGTTAAAGTTTCTAGAAAGGCAGTTGGAACAAACACAGATTTTGATGGTGTTTTTGTAATGAATACAACAGATAAACCACCATTTACGATAGAAATTTCTATGTTAGGTTTTAAAACAGCCAAAGTTGAGATTACTAAAAACAACCAAAAGGTTGAGGTTAATTTAACTGAAAACGAAACTTCTTTAGATGAAATAGTCGTTTCTGCTTCTAGAACTCCAGAGCGTATTATGGAGTCTCCGGTAACAATAGAGCGGTTAGATTCTAGAGCAATAAAAAACACTTCTGCTCCATCTTTTTATGATGGTTTAGAAAATTTAAAAGGTGTAGATGTAAATACAAATAGTTTAACATTTAAATCTGTAAATACACGTGGTTTTGCTACTTTTTCAAATACACGTTTTATGCAATTAGTAGATGGAATGGATAATTCATCTCCAGCTTTAAATTTTGCATTGGGTAATTTATTAGGAATGTCTGAATTAGATGTAAAAACAGTAGAATTACTTCCTGGAGCATCTTCTGCATTATATGGTGCAAATGCTTTTAATGGTATTATGTTTATGACAAGTAAAAGCCCTTTTGATGATCAAGGGATTAGTGTCTCTTTAAAAGGAGGAATTACTAGTCAAGAAGCTGGTGGAGACAATGAATTTACAGATTTAAATATTAGAATGGCGCATGCTTTTTCTAATAAGTTTGCAGCAAAAGCAACTCTTTCTGTACTAGAAGGCACAGATTGGTTTGCAACAGATTATAGAAATACGAGTGGCGGAAAAATGATTGCTGGAACCAGAGAATCCGACAGGAACTATAACGGTGTTAATGTATATGGAGATGTGGTTTCTACAAATATAAATGGTGTGGCTAAAAGTCTTGAGGCTTTAGGACTTATTCCTAACGGAGCTTCTGCACTTGTACCTAGTGAAAACATCAGTAGAACGGGTTATAATGAAAGAGATTTGATGGATTACGGTGTGAAAAGCGTAAAGTTTGGAGGTTCATTAAATTACCGTCCTTTTGGGGATGATCGTCTAGAGGTTATTTGGAATTCTAAAGTGGGTACAGGTAATACTCAATACTTAGGTGGTCAAAAATATGCTATTAAAAACTTTTTGATGCAACAGCATAAATTAGAAGTGAAAGGGAAAAACTTTTTTGTAAGAGGATATATGACAGCAGAAGATGCTGGGGATTCATATAACACATTATTTGCAGCAATAAACATCAATAGAGCGTGGAAAGATGATAGTACTTGGTTTGGACAATATACAGGAGCATATTTAGGAGGAACTCTTGCAGGTTTAACATCAGACCAGGCGCATGCCGTAGCAAGACAAACTGCAGAATCAGGAAGATATGAGCCAGGTTCAGCAGAATATAAAGAGGCCTTTGATAGAATTACTTCAGACCCAGATTTATTAACAGGTGCAAAATTTAGAGATCAAACTAAATTATATCATGGAGATGCAAATTATAATTTTCAAGATCTAATAGATTTTGCAGAAATTCAAGTAGGTGCTTCTTATAGAAGGTATTCTTTAAATTCTTTTGGTAATATATTTACGGATGCAGATGGTCCTATTGACTATGATGAATACGGTATTTATACACAAGCTCAAAAGAAATTTTTAGAAGAGGATCGTTTAAAAGTAACGGCATCCCTTAGATATGATAAAGCACAAAATTTTGATGGTAATTTTTCACCAAGAGTATCTATGGCATATGCAGCAGGAGAAAATAAAAATCAAAATTTTAGAGCCTCTTTTCAAACAGGTTTTAGAAACCCAACAACGCAAGATCAATATATTGGTCTAGACGTAGGTAATGCTATTTTAGTTGGTGGTGTTGAAGATAATATAGATAGATACAGTACAACTTTTCAAGATGGTACTGGAACTAGTTATACTTTAACAGGTAGAGATGCTTATGAAAATTCTTACACAGTTGCAAGTGGCGGAACTGTAAAAGCAAATGTAGCTTTTGTGAAACCAGAAAAAGTAACCGCGTATGAAGTAGGTTATAGGGGGCTAGTTAACACCGGTGTTTCTAACAGAATTACTGTAGATTTAAGTGTGTATTATAATCAATATGAAGACTTTATAGCGAATACAAATGTAATTGTACCTTACAATGCAACAGGTGGATATAAAATCTTTCAATTGTACACGAATTCTCCAGCAGATATCAGTTCTTACGGAGCAACTATCGGTTTAAATACGAAGGTTTTAAAAGGTTTTAATTTAGGCTTAAACTATACTTTTGCTCAATTTGAGTTTGACCAAGCTGCAAACCCAGATTTTGAAGCTGGTTTTAATACGCCAGAACACAAAGTAAAATTACAATTTGGTAAAACAGATTTGTTTAAAAACTTTGGTTTCAACATAAATGCAAGATGGCAAGATGAATATCGATGGGAATCTACCTTTGTAGATGGTACTATAGAATCAAGAACTGTTATAGATGCACAGATTAATTATTCGGTTCCTTCTATAAAATCTGTATTTAAATTAGGAGGCGCAAACTTAACAGGTCAAGAATACTTAAGTGCTCCAGGTGTTGGTGCAATTGGTTCTCAATACTACCTTTCTTGGTCAATTAATAACTAA
- the rsmA gene encoding 16S rRNA (adenine(1518)-N(6)/adenine(1519)-N(6))-dimethyltransferase RsmA produces MSVKAKKHLGQHFLTDETIAKNIADALIGTNYDNVLEIGPGMGVLTKYLLEKKPKITVMELDRDSVAYLHETFPLEHLKLDTSKDKFEIIEGDFLKQNLTDFFNKKQVAIIGNFPYNISTQIVFKAIEHRAYVPEFAGMFQKEVALRIAEKEGSKVYGILSVLTQAFFDVEYLFTVPPTVFNPPPRVDSGVIRLTRKENFMLPVDEKLFFRVVKTAFNQRRKMLRSSLKVFNLSDTLKEDPFFTKRPEQLSVNQFFELTEKISNNGI; encoded by the coding sequence ATGAGTGTTAAAGCAAAAAAACATCTTGGTCAACATTTTTTAACTGATGAAACAATCGCAAAAAATATTGCAGATGCATTAATTGGAACCAATTATGATAACGTTTTAGAAATTGGCCCAGGAATGGGGGTTTTAACAAAATATCTGTTAGAGAAAAAACCAAAAATAACGGTAATGGAATTAGATAGAGATTCTGTTGCATACCTGCATGAAACTTTTCCGTTAGAGCATCTTAAATTAGACACCTCAAAAGATAAATTTGAAATTATTGAAGGTGATTTTCTAAAACAAAATCTTACCGATTTTTTCAACAAAAAACAGGTAGCAATTATTGGTAATTTTCCTTACAATATTTCTACCCAAATCGTTTTTAAAGCAATAGAGCATAGGGCGTATGTGCCTGAGTTTGCAGGAATGTTTCAAAAAGAAGTTGCTTTGAGAATAGCAGAAAAAGAAGGAAGTAAAGTCTATGGAATTCTTTCTGTTTTAACACAAGCTTTCTTTGATGTAGAATACTTATTTACAGTTCCGCCAACCGTTTTTAATCCGCCTCCAAGAGTAGATTCTGGAGTAATAAGGTTAACAAGAAAAGAAAACTTTATGCTTCCTGTTGATGAAAAATTATTTTTTAGAGTTGTAAAAACAGCCTTTAATCAACGAAGAAAAATGCTGCGTTCTAGTTTAAAAGTGTTCAATCTTTCAGATACTTTAAAAGAAGACCCTTTCTTTACAAAACGTCCAGAACAATTATCTGTTAATCAGTTTTTTGAACTCACAGAAAAAATCTCAAACAATGGCATTTGA
- the mgtE gene encoding magnesium transporter gives MAFEINEDLINQVKFLIENQDDKAILLLLNEEHHADIAEVIEEINFEESVYIIKLLDSEKTSEILTELDEDVREKILENLSAKEIADEVGEMDTDDAADIIGELSEERQKRVISALEDDDHAADIKELLSYEDETAGSLMAKELVKVYETWTVAGCLRRIRGQAKEVTRVHSIYVVDKQEKLIGRLSLKDLIIAKNEQKISEIYIDQVDSVNVNEDDEAVAKIMAKYDLEAIPVVDDNNVLLGRITIDDIVDLLKEEAERDYQMAAGLTQDVDSEDSILELTRARLPWLFLGLIGGIGAFLIMGLFENTFSENAILFFFTPLIAAMAGNVGVQSSAIIVQGLANDDVKGSINSRLLKEMLLAALNGAILALFLFVFVWIYEGKINTALAISTSLVIVIIVAGLIGTFVPLFLNKRGIDPAIATGPFITTSNDIFGILIYFMIAKLILGI, from the coding sequence ATGGCATTTGAAATTAACGAAGACCTTATAAATCAAGTCAAGTTTCTGATTGAAAATCAGGATGACAAAGCCATTCTTCTTCTTTTAAATGAAGAACATCATGCAGATATTGCTGAAGTTATAGAGGAAATTAATTTTGAAGAATCTGTTTACATTATCAAACTTTTAGATAGTGAAAAAACTTCTGAAATATTAACTGAATTAGACGAAGATGTTCGTGAAAAAATTCTAGAAAATCTTTCTGCAAAAGAAATTGCAGACGAGGTTGGAGAAATGGATACTGATGATGCTGCTGATATTATTGGAGAACTTTCTGAAGAAAGACAAAAACGTGTTATTTCTGCATTAGAAGATGATGACCATGCAGCAGATATTAAGGAATTACTTTCTTATGAAGATGAAACTGCGGGTTCTTTAATGGCAAAAGAATTAGTAAAGGTTTATGAAACATGGACCGTTGCTGGTTGTTTAAGAAGAATTAGAGGGCAGGCAAAAGAAGTTACAAGAGTTCATTCTATTTATGTTGTAGACAAACAAGAAAAACTAATTGGTAGACTTTCTTTAAAAGATTTAATTATCGCTAAAAATGAACAGAAAATTTCTGAGATATATATAGATCAAGTAGATTCTGTAAACGTAAATGAAGATGATGAAGCGGTTGCCAAAATTATGGCAAAATACGATTTAGAAGCAATTCCTGTTGTAGATGATAACAATGTTTTGTTAGGAAGAATTACTATTGATGATATTGTAGACCTTTTAAAAGAAGAAGCAGAAAGAGATTATCAAATGGCTGCTGGTTTAACACAAGATGTAGATTCAGAAGACAGTATTTTAGAATTAACGAGAGCGCGGTTGCCTTGGTTATTTTTAGGTTTAATTGGTGGTATTGGCGCTTTTTTAATTATGGGTTTATTTGAAAACACGTTTTCAGAAAATGCAATATTATTCTTTTTTACTCCTTTAATTGCTGCAATGGCAGGAAATGTTGGTGTACAGTCTTCTGCAATTATTGTACAAGGTTTAGCAAACGATGATGTAAAAGGAAGTATAAATAGCCGTTTACTAAAAGAAATGCTTTTAGCAGCTTTAAACGGAGCTATATTGGCTTTGTTTCTATTTGTTTTTGTTTGGATTTATGAAGGAAAAATAAATACTGCTTTAGCAATTTCTACATCACTTGTTATCGTAATTATTGTGGCGGGTTTAATAGGTACTTTTGTTCCTTTATTTTTAAATAAAAGAGGGATAGACCCTGCAATAGCAACAGGCCCTTTTATAACGACAAGTAATGATATTTTTGGAATCTTAATTTACTTTATGATTGCAAAACTTATTTTAGGTATCTAA